One segment of Haloplanus natans DSM 17983 DNA contains the following:
- a CDS encoding tyrosine-type recombinase/integrase produces MAEASRQQRILTKQEITALLTACTDKFDRMLIKTCLGHGLRNEETVTLQQKHVNFGNTGVDIERENTKSPAGVRFVPTLNSLGDIPVQEDFINWVNCRTENPDDYVFPSPRTDSHISTKYFQDLMRDLAWENGFYPQLDSKEEITEEVPEPKRVRPHALRHTYGTRMYENGVPPKELSDTMGHKEMQTTMDLYAHLANEKNRDVLNEAAKNWD; encoded by the coding sequence ATGGCAGAGGCCTCCCGACAACAAAGGATACTCACAAAACAGGAGATAACCGCCCTCCTCACTGCTTGTACAGACAAATTCGATAGAATGCTGATCAAGACCTGCTTAGGGCACGGTCTGCGAAACGAGGAAACAGTAACCCTCCAACAAAAACACGTCAACTTCGGCAACACCGGAGTAGATATTGAACGAGAGAACACGAAATCGCCAGCGGGAGTTCGATTCGTTCCAACACTCAATTCTCTCGGAGACATCCCTGTACAAGAAGACTTCATCAACTGGGTTAACTGTCGTACAGAGAACCCGGATGACTACGTTTTCCCCAGTCCAAGAACTGACTCCCATATCTCAACCAAGTACTTTCAGGACCTGATGAGAGATCTTGCCTGGGAGAACGGGTTCTATCCTCAACTCGACTCGAAAGAAGAGATCACTGAAGAGGTCCCAGAACCGAAGCGTGTGAGGCCTCACGCACTGCGGCACACCTACGGCACAAGGATGTATGAGAACGGCGTTCCGCCGAAGGAGCTCTCGGACACGATGGGACACAAAGAGATGCAGACTACTATGGATCTCTATGCTCACCTCGCTAATGAGAAAAATCGTGACGTGCTGAATGAGGCGGCTAAGAACTGGGACTGA
- a CDS encoding DUF7837 family putative zinc-binding protein — translation MAAQKSSRLGFCPLCNEEILPRHTLIRYETGEGEQEAWTECPNCSEVVHPQ, via the coding sequence ATGGCTGCTCAGAAATCATCTCGCCTCGGATTCTGCCCATTATGCAACGAGGAGATACTTCCCCGCCACACCCTCATCAGGTACGAAACCGGGGAAGGAGAGCAAGAAGCCTGGACAGAATGCCCCAACTGCAGCGAAGTCGTCCACCCACAGTGA
- a CDS encoding HD domain-containing protein yields MDREELLRRLPEIRKIEDEKLRDQVIDVFLNHSPSYFWWCPASSSGNHHPPDTRGKHGLWIHSCRAFSAFEDLARTEVEMERIDEDEVDYGRAAILLHDIFKQGHYPRDEHHTKSDHDRIASEYLGRNTELPDEVLGLIDSHNGNWGEGKAPETVLERVHHRADYIVSRRVCHYEIADPCEELQQVIRGRKTEEEQEILSRVSALSTATEASDFVDEFSLPNVGSVDPGELSKAVSFIANGGEQ; encoded by the coding sequence TTGGACCGTGAGGAGCTGCTTCGCCGGCTCCCAGAAATCCGTAAAATCGAAGACGAAAAACTGAGGGATCAGGTTATCGACGTATTCCTGAATCATTCTCCGTCGTATTTCTGGTGGTGCCCTGCTTCTTCTTCTGGAAATCATCATCCGCCGGATACCCGAGGCAAGCATGGGTTGTGGATCCACAGCTGTAGGGCTTTCTCTGCGTTTGAGGATTTGGCTCGGACAGAGGTAGAGATGGAACGCATCGACGAAGATGAGGTTGACTATGGACGTGCCGCAATCCTTCTACATGATATCTTCAAACAAGGCCATTACCCGCGAGACGAACACCATACGAAGAGCGATCACGACAGGATCGCATCCGAATACCTCGGCAGGAATACCGAGTTGCCGGACGAAGTACTGGGCTTGATTGACAGCCACAACGGAAACTGGGGTGAGGGAAAAGCTCCGGAAACCGTGTTGGAACGAGTGCATCACCGGGCGGACTACATCGTCTCCAGAAGAGTGTGTCATTACGAGATCGCGGATCCGTGTGAGGAACTGCAGCAGGTTATCCGCGGTAGGAAGACTGAGGAAGAACAGGAAATCCTCAGCAGGGTTTCAGCCCTGAGTACAGCAACGGAGGCATCTGACTTCGTCGACGAGTTCTCTCTTCCTAATGTAGGTAGTGTAGATCCCGGTGAACTCTCGAAGGCGGTCAGTTTCATCGCGAACGGAGGTGAGCAGTAA